A region from the Acyrthosiphon pisum isolate AL4f chromosome A1, pea_aphid_22Mar2018_4r6ur, whole genome shotgun sequence genome encodes:
- the LOC100169602 gene encoding protein HID1 produces the protein MGNADTKLVFRKAVVQLTSKTQTISAEDNDFWDQFWSETVTNVQDVFTLVPAAEIRLLREDVPANLATLCYKAVEKFVKAVENSCRTQQDQNTVLNCSRLLTRVLPYVFEEPDWENIFWSSLPAGKGDPPIPLAHSLCSAICDLLFCPDFTVASNRKNGPDKAEDLHAVDSCEYIWEKGVGFAQSPIKNATFESNRTELLRLLLTCFSQAIYSPNQNGNRWVQYVTSAENRHALPMLTSLLNTVCGYDPIGMGVPYNHLLFADTSEPLVDMCLQIIIVALDSDVQQNDEAAIDNLFINYLSRVHRDEDFSFILSGFTRLLMNPLRQTYLPHSTKKVQFHQELLIFFWKICEFNKKFLYFVLKSSDVLDVLVPILYHLNDSRADQSRIGLMHIGVFILLLLSGERNFGVRLNKPYTTTIPMDIPVFSGTHADLLIIVFHKIITTGHNRMQPLFDCLLTILVNVSPYLKTLSMVSSTKLLHLVDAFTTPWFLFSSPSANHLAFFLLEIFNNIIQYQFDGNSNLVYTIIRKRQVFHSLANLPTDYSTIIKSLTKKAKRNMQATSSVSLTAATETPSMEGSTPALPAEPGTLNATLPDTPGVMKITERESAHPGNLTLPAELVTSNGMTKEFMKQSSNQGDCSPTTSSPKNDAEWAPTTEWVRSWKEKLPLQTIMRLLQVLVPQVEKICIDKGLTDESEILKFLQHGTLVGLLPVPHPILIRKYQSNPGTTAWFRTYMWAVIFLRNIDPPIWYDTEVKLFEIQRM, from the exons ATGGGCAACGCTGACACCAAACTGGTATTCCGAAAAGCCGTTGTTCAGCTGACGTCCAAGACCCAG ACCATCAGCGCTGAGGACAACGATTTCTGGGATCAGTTCTGGTCGGAGACCGTCACTAACGTACAGGATGTGTTTACTCTTGTGCCGGCTGCCGAGATCCGGCTACTCAGGGAGGATGTACCAGCTAACTTGGCCACGTTGTGCTACAAAGCAGTTGAGAAGTTTGTCAAGGCTGTGGAAAACAGCTGTCGGACACAACAAGATCAAAATACAG TCTTGAACTGCTCGCGACTATTGACCAGAGTGCTCCCATATGTCTTTGAGGAACCAGACTGGGAAAACATATTCTGGTCCAGCTTGCCGGCCGGCAAAGGCGATCCGCCCATACCATTGGCACATTCATTGTGTAGTGCTATATGT GATTTATTGTTTTGCCCAGATTTTACAGTCGCATCCAATCGTAAAAATGGTCCG GATAAAGCGGAAGACTTACATGCTGTAGATAGCTGTGAATACATTTGGGAGAAAGGAGTGGGTTTTGCACAATCTCCTATAAAAAATGCGACTTTTGAATCGAATCGCACCGAACTACTGCGTTTACTGTTGACGTGTTTCAGTCAAGCTATTTATTCACCGAATCAAA atgGTAATAGATGGGTACAGTATGTAACCTCAGCCGAAAATCGCCATGCATTGCCTATGCTTACATCTCTTTTGAACACTGTGTGTGGTTACGATCCTATTGGCATGGGTGTTCCATACAATCATCTTCTATTTGCTGACACTTCTGAACCATTAGTTGATATGTGTCTACAAATCATTATTGTCGCTCTAGATTCTGATGTGCAACAg AATGATGAAGCAGCCATAgacaatttgtttattaattatttatcaagagTCCATCGAGATGAAgacttttcatttattttgagTGGATTTACAAGGTTGTTAATGAACCCCCTACGACAGACTTATCTTCCACATTCTACCAAAAAAGTGCAATTCCATCAAGAGCTGTTGATATTCTTTTGGAAAATATGTgaatttaataaa aaatttctatattttgtacTCAAAAGTAGTGATGTCCTTGATGTTTTAGTACcaattttataccatttaaatgATTCCAGAGCAGATCAAT ctcGAATTGGCCTTATGCACATTGgggtatttattttgttattacttagTGGTGAGAGGAATTTTGGAGTACGTCTTAACAAGCCATACACTACAACAATACCCATGGACATACCAGTGTTCAGTGGTACACATGCAGATCTTcttattatagtttttcataAGATAATCACAACAGGACATAATAGAATGCAACCTCTCTTTGACTGTCTCCTAACAATCCTAGTGAAtg tGTCTCCGTATTTAAAAACTCTGTCCATGGTATCGAGTACAAAGCTTTTGCATTTAGTGGATGCATTTACAACTccttggtttttattttcatcgcCGTCTGCCAACCATCTTGCTTTTTTCTTATTGGagattttcaataatatcatacaatatcaaTTTGATG gtaattcaaatttagtatatacaattatacgtaAGAGACAAGTTTTTCATAGTTTAGCAAACTTGCCAACTGATTACAGTACTATTATCAAATCTCTAACTAAAAAGGCAAAGAGAAATATGCAAGCCACTAGCTCTGTTAGTCTAACAGCTGCTACTGAAACACCAAGTATGGAGGGATCTACACCTGCATTGCCCGCAGAGCCTGGAACTCTTAATGCCACACTTCCAGATACTCCTG GCGTAATGAAAATAACAGAACGTGAAAGTGCTCATCCGGGAAATTTAACATTACCCGCTGAACTGGTTACCTCTAATGGCATGACAAAGGAATTTATGAAACAATCTTCTAACCAAGGAGATTGCTCTCCAACAACATCGTCGCCTAAG AATGATGCTGAATGGGCTCCGACCACAGAATGGGTACGATCTTGGAAGGAAAAGCTGCCATTGCAAACAATTATGAGGTTACTGCAAGTACTAGTGCCTCAAGTGGAGAAAATATGCATAGACaa AGGTTTGACGGATGAAAGTGAAATACTAAAGTTCTTGCAACATGGTACATTAGTAGGACTGTTACCAGTTCCTCATCCAATACTCATAAGGAAGTATCAGTCAAATCCAGGAACAACTGCTTGGTTTCGAACTTATATGTGGGCTGTTATATTTCTTAG aaacattgATCCTCCTATTTGGTATGATACCGAAGtgaaactttttgaaatacaaCGCATGTAG